The sequence below is a genomic window from Deinococcus cellulosilyticus NBRC 106333 = KACC 11606.
CTGTCCAGCGCCACCGAAACCACCCTGTCCCTGCCCTTCATCACCTTCGACCCCGAGACCCGCACCCCCCTTCACCTGGAGCGCAGCCTGTCCCGTGCCAAGTTTGAAGAGCTGACCGCTGACCTGCTCCGCCGCGTGAAAGACCCTGTGACCCAGGCCCTGCGTGACGCCAAACTGAGCGCCAGCGACATCAACGAAGTGATTCTGGTCGGGGGTTCCACCCGCATCCCCGCTGTGAAACGCATCGTGCGTGACATCATGGGCAAAGAACCCAACGAGAGCGTCAACCCCGATGAGGCCGTTGCGCTGGGTGCTGCCGTGCAGGCCGGAATCATCACCGGTGACTCCTCCCTCGGAGACATCGTGCTGGTGGACGTCACCCCCCTCACCCTGGGTGTGGAAGTCAAAGGTGGCATGATTGCCCCCCTGATCACCCGCAACACCACCGTTCCCGCCAAGAAGACCGAAGTCTTCACCACCGCTGAAAACAACCAGCCTGGCGTGGAAATCAACGTGCTGCAAGGTGAGCGCCCCATGGCCGCCGACAACAAATCTCTGGGTCGCTTCAAACTCGAAGGCATTCCCCCCATGCGTGCCGGTCAGCCCCAGATCGAAGTGACCTTCGACATCGACGCCAACGGCATTCTGCACGTGACTGCCCGCGAGAAATCCAGCGGCAAGGAGTCCAGCATCCGCATCGAGAACACCACCACCCTGGACAAGGGCGAAGTGGACCGCATGGTGCGCGAAGCCGAGCAGAACGCCAACGCTGACAAGCAGCGCAAAGAACGCACTGAGAAGAAAAACACCCTGGACAGCGTGCGCATTCAGGCCCTCGGAGCCATTGACGACTACGCCTCTGCTCCCCAGGACCTGAAAGACAAGGTCAAGGGCATCGCCGATGAAGCCGAACAGGCCATCCGTGATGACGCCGACAACAGCAAACTGGACGACATCAAGAACCGTCTGGAAGGGGCCATCCGCGACCTTGCTGCTGCCGGTCAGCCTGCACAGGGCCAGGAAGGTCAGGGCGCACAGCCCCAGGGCAACCAGAAAGCCGATGAAGACGTGATCGACGCCGACTTCAAACCTGCAGACTGATTCCATCTGTACAATGACACCCTGTAGGGGCGAGGCATGCCTCGCCCTTTTTTAACAACAACCGTGACAAGGAGCGTGCAATGAGCGAAGAGAACCTGAAAGACCAGCACCTGACCGAAGATCAGGTGGATGACAATGACACCGACACCACCAGTGGTTTTGATCCCGACAACCTTGACCCTGAAATGATGGCTGGCGTCCAGAAGATGATGGAGCAACTCCAGCGTGCCGATGAGCTCGAAAAAGAAGTGAACGACCTGAAAGGCAAATACGCCCGTCTGCTTGCCGACTTCGAGAATTACCGTCGGCGTACCAATCAGGATGTGCTGGACGCCCAGGGAGCAGGGGTGGCCAAAGCCGCAGAAGTCCTCTTCCCCATCCACGACGATCTGGATCGTGCACTGCAGGCTGCACAGCAGAACCCGGACAGTGTGATTGGAGGTCTGCAAGGCGTGCTGAACAACCTGCTGCGTTCCTTTGAAAAACTGGGTCTGGAACAGACCGGCAAAGAAGGGGAGCAGTTTGACCCCAATTTCCACGAAGCCCTCACCGTGGTTCCTGGCGAACAGGACGATGTGATCGTGCAGGTGTACCAGACCGGCTTCAAGATTGGAAGCCGCCTGATCCGTCCTGCCCGCGTGGTGGTCAGCAAGAAATAACGGCTGAGCCATCGGCCCATCCATACACACTGTAGGGGCGGGCCGATGGCTCGCCCTTCTCACAAGGAGGTGAGTCATGGCCTATAAGGACTATTACGACATCCTCGGGGTGAGCAAGACCGCCTCCGAAGATGAAATCAAATCTGCCTACCGCAAACTGGCGAAAAAATACCACCCGGACAAAAACAAGGATGATCCCGGTGCTGCAGACAAATTCAAGGAAATCGGTGAAGCCTACGCGGTCCTCTCCGATGCCGAGAAACGCAGGTATTACGACCAGTTCGGGGCCACCGGACAGGTTCCTCCAGGGGGTTACCCTGGTGGCGGCTTCAACCCTCAGGATTTCCAGGGTGGAGCGGCAGGGTTTGATCCCAGCCAGTTCAGTGATTTCTTCCAGCAGCTGTTCGGAATGGGAGGCATGGGAGGACGCGGAGGAAGCTCACGCTCCGGTGGCTTTCCCTTCGGTGACATGTTCGGAGGGGGATTTCAGGGGCAACCTGAACCCCAGGCCCACAACCTGCAGGCCAGCCTGAACATCTCCTTTCAGGAAGCCTACACTGGAGGTCCCAAAACCATCCAGATCGATGGAAAACGTCTGGAAATCAACATTCCTCCCTACACCCGCCACCACCAGAAGCTTCGTCTGAGGGGTCAGGCTCCAGGTGGAGGGGACATCATCCTGCGTCTGGATGTGAACCCGGATTCCACCTTCACGCTGGATGAAAACGACGTGCGGGTCAGTGTGGCTGTGCCCGTGACGGTTGCTGTGCTGGGAGGCAAATGGAAAGTCCCCACCCTCAAAGGGAACGTGGAACTGACCATTCCGGCTGGCACCAGCAGCGGCAAAACCCTGCGCCTGCGGGGTCTGGGCTGGAAACACAGGGACCACACCGGAGACCAGCTGGTCACCATTCAGATTCAGGTGCCCAGGGAACTCAGTGACCGGGAACGGGAGCTGTATCAGGAACTGGAATCGCTGAGGGGTTAGATCCCCCTGTGCATCGCTTCGCCTGGCACTGTCCCCCTTCGTTAAGGGGGACAGCTTCGAACGCATTGAGAAGCAGTGGAATCTGCCCCCCAGCAATCTCAAACGCCCACCATCCAGCATTCATGAAATCCATTTAACATAGACACCCCCTTGAGTTTTCATATTTTTGACAGCCCATGCCTGATACACTACCCCCTTGATGAAGGCTGGCCTGATTTTCCTCTCGCTGTCTCTGCTGGCAACAGCCCAGGCAAACCGTTTTGCCCCGGAGGGGGCAGGTGCCCTGATGCGGCTTCCCCATGCTGAGGGCGACGCTTACCTGTGGATTCCGCACAGCTGCAAAAGCAAAGCCTGCAGCATGATGGTGGTGTCCCACTCCAGAGGCAACACCTCTGATGCCACCCTGCAAAAACCGCACCTGATGGCTTTCTTTGAGACTTTCGTGGAGAACGGGGTTGCGGTGCTGATCAGCAATGACGCTGGCCCCAACACCTGGGGCAACGAAAAAGCCCTGCTGTACCTGAAAAACGTCTGGGAGGAAGCCCGCAGGAAGTTCAACTTTGGTGGCAAGACCTTTGCGATGGGGTACAGCATGGGAGGGGTCCCAGCCACCCTGAGTGTGCAGAAACAGCTGTATCCCGTCTCTGCCCTGATCCTGATTGATGCGCGGGTCAACATGCTGGGTTATGAAGCCTCCGATCCAAAACGGGTGCAGGAGATCAAGGTGGCCTATGAACAGCCAGATGGGGCAGTTGTCGGGCAGGTCCATGATCCCATGACCGGGGCTTTTTCAGGCAATGTCCCGGTCATGGTGATTGGCAGCAAGGACGACAGAACGGTTCCCTTTGAGGACAATGGAGAGAAGTTCTTTGAGCTTCATGGCAAAAACCCCAGCAGTGTGATGCTGCAACTGCCAGGAGGCCACCTGCACATGAACCGCTGGGACCCTGACACTGCACGGGACATCCTCGGATTTCTGAAGCACCTGCAGCCCATGCCTGCACCAAAACCGCTGGAAGCCAGCAGAAAATAAAAGAAGGACGCCAGAGGCGTCCTTCTTTTATTTTCCCTCTGGATCAGCGCAGCAGTCCAGCCCTCAGGCGGTGCATCTGCAGGGTGTGGGAGAACACGAGCAGACCTCCACTGAAAAGAAGCACCAACGGGATGGAGGACACAGCAGTGAAGTCCAGCACGCCCCAGTGGTTGAAGGCCCCCAGGTACCACAGCACAAAGTAGAACACTTCGAAGAGGGTGTGGTTCTGGCTGATGGCTCCCAGAGCCACCGCAAGGGTGGCGGTGAACAGGACTGCGGTCAGGACAGCCAGGGCTTCCAGCACCTGTCCGGTCAGCAGCAGGCGCAGGAACACGCTGCTGCACAGGGCAGCCCCAATCAGGAAAGCGGTGCACCATTTTGAGAACAGCAATTTCTCTCCATTCAGGGTGGTGAAAAGCACACCTGTCAGCTGATGGGCATGGGCACTGCTTCCCAGCCTGGAGAGCACCAGCACTGGAGCAATCAGCAGCAGGGGGAGCATCACTTCTGGGAAAACAAAGCCTGCAGCCCACAACGCTGCTGCCAGCACCATCAGCACTGGTGGGATGCCTTTCAGGGCAATCCTCAATTCAAGCCTGAGCACGTTCAGCCATGCGGGCATGGGCCGCAGGTCTTTGACCAGCTTCTGGACAGCAGAAACAGTTCTGTGCTGGGTTTTGTGGGGAACCTGATAGAGGGCTGCGCCCCAGCCCAGCAGCAGAATGCCTGCCAGCATCCATCCCAGACGACCCAGCAGGTATGCAGGGGTCCAGTCAAACCCGGTCCAGGTGAAGGTGTGGATGTTCAGGTTGTCCGCGACCCCAATGTTGACCTCCTGCAAGTTGGGCTGGTTGCTGATGCCGTAAAGGATGTCTTTCAGGACAGCAGCAACCCCCAGAGGGTCAGGAAAATCGCTGGTGATGGCCAGACTGGGAATCACCAGGGCCGTCCACAGGAAGAAAAACACAAGGTTCCCTGCACCTCCTCGCAGGCCCCGTGCAGCCTCGAAGAACACGGCAAGGCAGCTCACCAGAAACATGCTGGGCAGGGTGATGAACAGGGTGGGCAAAAAGAGCTGTGCTGCATCAATGCCGGTGGCCTCACCACGAAAAAGCTGCAGTGGGAGGGCAGTGATGGCCACAATCAGGGTCAGAAAGGACAGCAGGGCAAAGTTGCTGAAGGCTTTCGAGCACAGGTAGGTGAATTTCTGGATGGGACTGCTCAGGGTGAGTTGCCAGAGGCCCAGTCGGTGGTCCCGGTCCAGGGCATTTTTCACCAGATAAAACCCGGGCAGAATGAAGAGCATCGAACCCAGAATGGCGACCACCACCCCCACCCAGGCAGAGTTGTAGATGCCACGGGTGTTCATGGTGGTCAGGGTGACATAAGTGGCCTGTGAATCCGGCAGGTAATAGCCCGTCAGGATCACCATCACCAGCAGGGCCAGAATCATGTGAGGGCTGCGCAGGCGGTCTTTCAGGTCAGCCGAGGCGAGGCGCAAGCTGCGCATGGAACACCTCCTCCTTGCGGGTGTGGAACAGGTAGGCGTCTTCCAGGGAGGGGGTTACAGGCTGTGCATCGGGGTGAGGGGGCGTGGTACCGAGCATTCGCACCAGGACGCCATCTGCCTGCTGCACGCTGGCACTGATGACCCATTTGCGTTGCAGGTGCTGAAGTTCCGCTTCGGGGACCAGATGCTGCCAGACCTTGCCTTTCATGCTGTCCTGCAAAGCCCTGGTGTCGTTCTGGAACACCACCTGTCCTGCTGAGAGCAGAATCACCTGACGGGCTGCGGACTCCAGATCCGACACAATGTGGGTGGAAATCAGGATGATGCGTTCTTTTGCCATGGAGAGCAGCAGTTGTCGGAAACGCACCCGTTCTTCTGGATCAAGGCCCACGGTGGGCTCATCGAGGATCAGGAGGTCCGGTTCTCCAAGCAGGGCCTGGGCAATCCCCACCCGTTGCCGCATCCCACCGGAGAAATCACCAATGGGACGGTGCAGGGCACTGGAGAGGTTCAGGGCGTCCAGCAACTCCAGTGCCTGCTTTCTGGCTTTCAGGGACGGGATGTTTTTCAGGGCAGCCACATAATCCAGAAACTCCAGTGGACTGAGGTTGGGGTAGGCATTGAAGTCCTGGGGCAGGTAACCCAGACGGGAACGCAGCACCTGCGGCCGCCCGGTGATGTCCTCCCCGTTCCAGAGCAGCTTTCCCCGGGTGGGCCGGGTGAGGGTGGCCAGAATGCGAATCAGGCTGGATTTTCCTGCCCCGTTGGGTCCCAGCAGACCCGTGATTCCGGGTTGCAGATGGAGGTTCACATCCTGCAGGGCGATTTTCTCTTTCGAATAACGGTGGGTGAGGTGCTCAATGCTCAGGTCCATGTTCATTGCTCCTGGATGAATGTGCGGTGGTCTCAAAGAAGGGCCGCAGCGTTCTGGCCCTCATGATTGCCAAATGTACTGCACATGGAGGAGCAGGACTTCATCCAAAAGGAGGAGATGGGAATCAGGGACAAAAAGAGAAGCCAGACGCCTCTGAATTTCTGAAGGCGTCTGGCACCGTTGATTTGGAAATGTCTGCAGGATTTTTTCAGAGTGTCCCAGCAGGCTTTGCTCCGCCTGCCAGCACAATGTTCTGGCTTGCTGCCCACTCAGAGATCGGTCTGCGCTGGATCGCTGTGGCCATCAGGTCCGGAAACTGGTCCGGGGTGCAGGCAAAGCTGGGAATGTCAAAACCTGCAAAGGCCTCTGCCACACGGTGGTCAAAGCCAGGTTGACCGTCGTCGTTGAGGGCGAGCAATGCCACCACCTGCACCCCAGAGGCTTTCAGGTGGCCTGCGCGGCGGATCATGGCTTTCTGGTCTCCCCCTTCGTAAAGGTCGCTGATCAGGATCAGGATGGTTTCTTCGGGCCGCTCGATCAGCTTTTCGCAGTAAGCAAGTGCCTTGTTGATGTCGGTGCCCCCACCGAGTTGAATTCCGAAAAGCACCTCCACAGGGTCCGAAAGCTGGTCGGAGAGGTCCACGATCTCGGTGTCGAACACCACCATTTTGGTGCTGACAGACTTGATGGAAGCCATCACCGCACCAAAGATGCTGGAATACACCACCGAAGTGCCCATGCTGCCCGACTGGTCAATGCACAGCACAATGTCCCTGAGGGCAGATTTCTTGCGGCCAAAGCCAATTCTGCGCTCTGGAATGATGCTCTTGTAATCCTGCTGGTAGTGCTTGAGGTTCGCCCGGATGGTGCGGTTCCAGTCCATCTCGCTGTGCTTTGGACGGTTGTTGCGGATGGCCCGGTTCAGGCTTCCAGTGATGGCCTCCCGCATGGGCTCGGCCAGTTTGCGCTCCAGATCATCCACGACCTTGCGAACCACCAGACGGGCAGTGTCTTTCACCTTGTTGGGCATCACGGACTGCAGACTGATCAGGGTGGCCGCCAGATGCACATTTGGCTCCACGTTTTCCATGAATTCGGGTTCCAGCAGCATGCGTTCCATGCCCAGACGCTCGAAGGCGTCTTTCTGCATGACTTTCACCACACTGCTGGGGAAAAATTTGCGGATGTCTCCGAGCCACGCTGCAGCTTTGGGGGCACTGGACCCCAGACCTCCCGAGCGGTCCGAGTCATAGAGGGCTTCAAGCGCTTTATCCATGCGCAGGGCTTCACCCTGAAGTTTGCAGCCTGTGCCGTCCTGTTGCCCTCCCAGGATCAGTCTCCAGCGTTCCAGGCGGTTTGCGTTGTCCGGGTTTGAAACGGAATTTGAATGGTTTGTGGTCATGGGTGTCCTCTGGTTTATTTTAGCACGAACAGAATTCTTTGCATTGTTTTTGTGTTATAGCGTAATCACCCCTCACGGTTCCAGGCCAACCAAAGCAAGCAGGGTCATGGGATGTCTTTCCTGCTCTGGACGATCTGCTTTTCTCTGCCCCACACTCAAAGTAAGATTCAGGACTGGAAACCCCCACGGTGTTCCCTCTGGAGGAGTGCACAATGCTGGAATTTGAACACCTTACTTTTTCATTTGACCGTCAGGTCATCTTTCAAGACATGCAACTGGCCCTGCCCCAGAACACGTATGGCCTGATCGGGCGCAATGGCAGTGGAAAATCCACCCTGGTCAAACTCCTGCTGGGTGAACTGCACCCTTCCCAGGGTCGCATCCTGTTCGACGGCAAGCCCCTGATGCCCTCCTGCATTTCCTACATCCCAGAGAGCCTGAGTTTCGGACTGGACATACGGGTGCAGGAGTTTTTACGCTACATGGCTGGCATTCGTGGACTCAGCCTGAAGTGCATGCTGCAGATTGCAGAACAGCTGCATTTTGATGCCTTCCGCAGCCCCATGCGTGACCTCTCCTACGGAATGCTGCAAAAACTCAACTGGATTCAGGGACTGGCCAAAGAGCAGGCCCGGATCTTGATCATGGATGAAGCCACCGTGGGTCTGGATGATGGTGCCCGCAACCAGGTTCTGGCTTATTTCAAAACCCACTTTGCAGACCGTCACGCTTTCATGATCTCCCACCGCCTGGATGACCTGCTGACCACCAGCACTGCCTACCTCGCCCTTCAGAACCACACCCTGCACCCCATCGATATTTTTAAATATGTGGATGTGCATCTGAAAGAACAACATGGAAATGCCATCGTCACCACCACCCGCCCTTACCACCAGAGGGGAGACATCGACCCACAGAGGCTGCTCGGCATGGAAAACAGCATCGATTATGAGCGGCTGTACGGAGACCAGCATGGGTAAAATGCTGCTTCTGGTGCGCCTGATGCTGCACGAGTATTACCTGCGCACCTTCTGCGTGATGGAAATCTTGATTGCCTTTCTGGCCTTCACGCTCAGTGACCCTTCCCAGGACCCCCTGATGTTCCAGGAGCAACTGAGCCTGATGTTCTGCCTGACCAGTTTGCTGCTCGCATCCCGTCTGACGAGCCGTTTCAGGGGAAGCCTGCCGCGCATTCTGCGTGCAGAACTGGGCACCACCACCATTGCTCTGGGTCAGAACCTTGCCACCACGGTGCTCACCACCCTGCTGTATCTGCCCCTGATCCTGCGCTACAGTGTCCAGAGCCAGACATTGCCCACCAGTCTCCCTCATCTGATCCTGATGGCCTTTTTGTGCAGCAACCTGTTTTCTGTGCTGCTTTACAGAAAACACCTGAGCCTCAATCAGGGAGCAAAAGCCATCAACTCCACCTTTGGCCTGGGTGTCCTGCTGATCCTGGGGTGTTATTTTCTGGGCTCACGCTCTCAGGTGGGGCAACTGCTGCCCTTTTTTGCCGGAGATGCGAACACCCTCCTGATCGCCATTCCCAAAACCCTGCTGTACTCTGCCCTGCTGCTGTGGAGCCTCCGGCACTTCACAAGACGCAAAAACATTCTGATGGATTGAACATCAGTCCTTTTTCCAGAACTGCCACCACTGCCTGCGCCTGGTCTGCATCTGGGCAATGAAATGGCGCATCTCTCCGGCCTGCAGGACTTTTTGCTCATCGGGCACAAAAATGAAATGCACCTTGAAGAGTTTGAAAGGCCCTCTGGGTTTCAGGGTGTGCTCCTGAACGGCCTCCACCCCCAGTTCCCAGGGTTCCCCATTAAGCAGGCACTCCACAAAAGGTTCATTCCCCTCCATGGAGTGCATCACCAGACGCCAGTCGTACACCCCGAACTCGGTGAAATCGGTGGGAATGGCCCGCTGATTGACCAGTTCCACCCATGGCTGGGAGTGAAAGTGACTCAGCACTGCAGCACGGGTCTCAGGCTTCGGGGCACGCACCTGAGGGGTCCCCACATAAACCTTCCAGGTGCGAAGGAGACCAAACTCCGCATTCAGGCTGAACACCTGGTACTCGGGCTCCATGTTTTCAACGCACTGCCAGAGCACCTCATACATGGCGTTGCGCCAGTTGCGGCAGCCCTCATGGATGGCCTCCTGCGCGTCCTGCCCGAACTCGGTGATGCGTTCAGAAAGGGGACCGGACTGGGGATAGCGTTCCAGAAAGACCCGGAACTCCAGACCCACCTGCACCATGGTCGGGTGCTCCTGGCGGGCAAACTCCCGCACGGAACCCTTCATGCCTGGAAGCGAGAACGTGACGTCAGACTCCCGCACCCTCACCTGCATGGCCGGGAACATCTGACGCAGGCTCTCTGCAATCCATTTTTCGGACATTCACCCCTCCGGGAGTTGCCAGTCGATCGGGGGCAAATTTGCCTCCTCAAGTGCCTGATTGGTGCGACTGAAAGGACGACTGCCAAGAAAATGCTTCACACTTAACGGACTCGGGTGGCCTGACTCCAGCACCACATGCTGCGGGCCAGAGATCAGTTTCTTCTTCTTCCTAGCGTAACTGCCCCAGAGGATAAAAACCACCCTTTCGGTCTTTCGATTCACCGCCTGAATGATCGCATCCGTAAATTCCTCCCAGCCCTGGTTGGCATGGGAGTTGGGTTCTGCTTCCCGCACGGTGAGCACAGCATTCAGCATCAGGACACCCTGCTCTGCCCAGTGGATGAGTTCCCCATGTTTCGGAGCCTTGAAACCCACATCCTCTTTCAATTCCTTGTAAATGTTCTTCAATGAAGGCGGAGGGGTCACGCCCTTTTTCACACTGAAACTCAGACCATGCGCCTGACCTGCACCGTGATAAGGGTCCTGGCCCAGAATCAGCACCCGCACGTTCGCATAAGGGGTCAGTCTGAGGGCCGAAAACAGGTCCTCTCTGGGAGGGTAAACCTTGTTGTTGGCGTACTGCTCTTCCAGAAAGGCTTCCAGAGCAGCAAATTTTGGGGAATCCAGGACATCTTTCAAAACGTCTTGCCAGTCAGCGGGGATTAATTCACGTAGGTTCATGGGTTACTCCTTAATTGTTGGATCTTTATTGCTGGAAAGGTTGTAGGCCGAGTGTGTTAAGCAGAAGGCAGAAGGTCGAAGGCAGCGACCCAGTGCGAAGCAGGCCGTACTGCAAGCACGTCTTGGGGGTCAAGACAGAAGGCATGGCACAGGAAAACGACTTCATCGTTTTTACGGCCTTCATGAAGCTCTGGCATCAGCTTTAAAGAAGAGCCTTCTGCTTTCTGCCTTCTGCTCTCACCCATCATGCGCTCCCCAGAATCATGTGCAGCAAGGGAAGCACTTTTTCCCCTCTCTGAACATTGACCCCTTCATGGTCACCAGAGGCAATGAGGCTCTGGCCCTGTCTGGCCTGCTCTCCGAGTTTCTGGCGTTCTGCTGGGACAAAGGTGGAGAAGGTGCGTCGCATGAGGGGGAGGATGCGCTGGAAGCCCTCATCGGAAAGTTCACTGACCCACTGGTCGAGCAGATTCCAGAGGTTGTGGTCGTGGATCAGGATCAGGCCACTGCCTTTCAGGAACCCCTCGGCCCAGTTGGCGGCCTGTTCGGGTTCAGGGTTGCTGAGGCCCAGACGGAAAGATTTCGAGACTTCTTCGGGGGTGAGTTCATGGGTGTCGTTCAGCAGGCGCACCACCCGTCCAGTCACCAGACCATGCACGCCGCTCTGGGTGGAGATTTTTCTCAGGGCACGCTGCCACTCCTTCAGGTATTCTTCGTTTTGCAGGTTGCGCAGGGCAGCGTGGGTGCTCTGGATCAGTTCCATCATCTGTGTGGCGGCTTCATCGTCCAGAGAGGCCACAGCATTGGACAGGCCCACGCACACCCGGGCGATCAGGCCATCAAGCACGTGCAGCAGAAGCTGGGTGTCGGTCTGGCGCACGTTGCCGTAACGGGCCACCTGCCCGAGACTGGGAATGGCCTGCATCAGGTGGGTCACATCCGTGCTGCTTGCGGCCAGATCACTGAGCTTCTCAATGCTTCTGTGGGTGGCCTCGGACAGGTTGGCCAGCAAGGTGTCCTGCAAAACGTGGGTGACTTCTGGCAGGGCCGTGGCATGCTGGATCAGCTCCAGAACACGGTGCTCTGAAGCGGTTGCGACGGTTTGCCCGTAACGTCCAGCCTCAATCAGGCGGATTTCATATTCAGGCATCCATTGCAGGGTCCAGCCTTCCTTGAAGGTGCCCTTGGTGGACACCGGACGGAACTCCCCCCAGTTCACCCCGAGCAGGCGAAGTCGGTGCAGCACCTGGGAGCGCTCCAGATCGGTCTCTTTGCGAAGGTCCAGATCGATGTCCTTTGCTCCAGCAGAGGGCTGCAACCGGAGGCGTTTCTGCAGGGCCTGCAGGTCACGGGAAAGAGGAGCACTGGGCACCTCTGCAGGCACCGTTCCAAGCTCCTCACCCAGGATCAGTTCCTGATGAATCACCTGCACCATCGAATCATCCCCGAAGCACAGCACGGCACGCACAGCGTCCATCAGTTCAGGAAGGCCAGGGACCTTGCGCTGGGTCAGGGCGGTCAGGGTGTCGGCCAGACGCACCGCCTCAATCACCGAGGCACTGGAAGCGTCCAGGTCTTTGCTTCTCAGAAGCTGTGCCACCCGCACCATCCAGGAGACGGTGGGATTCTCGGGATTTCGCCACAGATGCGAATACCAGCCTGGAGATTCCACCCCGGCCCCATATCCGCTGCTGAAGGCCAGACGCCCGTGGGTCCAGGGCACCCAGGTCATGGCGACTTTGGTCTTCGGGAGGTCTTTCAGGAGGGCTTTGTCTGCTTTTGCGTTGCCCAGATCCAGCAGTGCAGGGGCGTGCCATGCTCCGCAAATCACGGCAATCTTCTCAAAACCGTCCTTCTGGGCTTTGCGGATGGTTTCCCGCATGAAAGCTTCACGCTGTTCCTCGAAGGCGGTGGCCGGTCTGGGGGCATCTTCGGGAGTCACCAGAAGCTCCCTGAGGGCACCCATCGCACCCAGCACCGCCTCAAAGATCCCCTCTTCATTGCCTCTAAGCTCCACATGGTGCTCCCACCAGCGTTCACTGTCCGAATAACCTGCAGCCTCTGCCAGATGGGAAATCGGGTCCTTCTGGAAAGGGCTTGCCTCGATCATTTCTTCCACAACGGCTTCCCGGGGGGCAAGCCAGTGCACTTGCGGCATGTCCATGAAACGCACCCGCACACCATGCTGGGCACCGTATTTCATGGCAATCCACTCAGGGCTGAACTCTGCAAAAGGAAAGAAGGCACAGCGACCCGG
It includes:
- a CDS encoding DUF6348 family protein, with product MSEKWIAESLRQMFPAMQVRVRESDVTFSLPGMKGSVREFARQEHPTMVQVGLEFRVFLERYPQSGPLSERITEFGQDAQEAIHEGCRNWRNAMYEVLWQCVENMEPEYQVFSLNAEFGLLRTWKVYVGTPQVRAPKPETRAAVLSHFHSQPWVELVNQRAIPTDFTEFGVYDWRLVMHSMEGNEPFVECLLNGEPWELGVEAVQEHTLKPRGPFKLFKVHFIFVPDEQKVLQAGEMRHFIAQMQTRRRQWWQFWKKD
- a CDS encoding ATP-binding cassette domain-containing protein, producing the protein MLEFEHLTFSFDRQVIFQDMQLALPQNTYGLIGRNGSGKSTLVKLLLGELHPSQGRILFDGKPLMPSCISYIPESLSFGLDIRVQEFLRYMAGIRGLSLKCMLQIAEQLHFDAFRSPMRDLSYGMLQKLNWIQGLAKEQARILIMDEATVGLDDGARNQVLAYFKTHFADRHAFMISHRLDDLLTTSTAYLALQNHTLHPIDIFKYVDVHLKEQHGNAIVTTTRPYHQRGDIDPQRLLGMENSIDYERLYGDQHG
- a CDS encoding alpha/beta hydrolase family protein, with protein sequence MKAGLIFLSLSLLATAQANRFAPEGAGALMRLPHAEGDAYLWIPHSCKSKACSMMVVSHSRGNTSDATLQKPHLMAFFETFVENGVAVLISNDAGPNTWGNEKALLYLKNVWEEARRKFNFGGKTFAMGYSMGGVPATLSVQKQLYPVSALILIDARVNMLGYEASDPKRVQEIKVAYEQPDGAVVGQVHDPMTGAFSGNVPVMVIGSKDDRTVPFEDNGEKFFELHGKNPSSVMLQLPGGHLHMNRWDPDTARDILGFLKHLQPMPAPKPLEASRK
- a CDS encoding vWA domain-containing protein — protein: MTTNHSNSVSNPDNANRLERWRLILGGQQDGTGCKLQGEALRMDKALEALYDSDRSGGLGSSAPKAAAWLGDIRKFFPSSVVKVMQKDAFERLGMERMLLEPEFMENVEPNVHLAATLISLQSVMPNKVKDTARLVVRKVVDDLERKLAEPMREAITGSLNRAIRNNRPKHSEMDWNRTIRANLKHYQQDYKSIIPERRIGFGRKKSALRDIVLCIDQSGSMGTSVVYSSIFGAVMASIKSVSTKMVVFDTEIVDLSDQLSDPVEVLFGIQLGGGTDINKALAYCEKLIERPEETILILISDLYEGGDQKAMIRRAGHLKASGVQVVALLALNDDGQPGFDHRVAEAFAGFDIPSFACTPDQFPDLMATAIQRRPISEWAASQNIVLAGGAKPAGTL
- a CDS encoding nucleotide exchange factor GrpE, which translates into the protein MSEENLKDQHLTEDQVDDNDTDTTSGFDPDNLDPEMMAGVQKMMEQLQRADELEKEVNDLKGKYARLLADFENYRRRTNQDVLDAQGAGVAKAAEVLFPIHDDLDRALQAAQQNPDSVIGGLQGVLNNLLRSFEKLGLEQTGKEGEQFDPNFHEALTVVPGEQDDVIVQVYQTGFKIGSRLIRPARVVVSKK
- a CDS encoding ABC transporter ATP-binding protein — encoded protein: MDLSIEHLTHRYSKEKIALQDVNLHLQPGITGLLGPNGAGKSSLIRILATLTRPTRGKLLWNGEDITGRPQVLRSRLGYLPQDFNAYPNLSPLEFLDYVAALKNIPSLKARKQALELLDALNLSSALHRPIGDFSGGMRQRVGIAQALLGEPDLLILDEPTVGLDPEERVRFRQLLLSMAKERIILISTHIVSDLESAARQVILLSAGQVVFQNDTRALQDSMKGKVWQHLVPEAELQHLQRKWVISASVQQADGVLVRMLGTTPPHPDAQPVTPSLEDAYLFHTRKEEVFHAQLAPRLG
- a CDS encoding DnaJ C-terminal domain-containing protein, with protein sequence MAYKDYYDILGVSKTASEDEIKSAYRKLAKKYHPDKNKDDPGAADKFKEIGEAYAVLSDAEKRRYYDQFGATGQVPPGGYPGGGFNPQDFQGGAAGFDPSQFSDFFQQLFGMGGMGGRGGSSRSGGFPFGDMFGGGFQGQPEPQAHNLQASLNISFQEAYTGGPKTIQIDGKRLEINIPPYTRHHQKLRLRGQAPGGGDIILRLDVNPDSTFTLDENDVRVSVAVPVTVAVLGGKWKVPTLKGNVELTIPAGTSSGKTLRLRGLGWKHRDHTGDQLVTIQIQVPRELSDRERELYQELESLRG
- the dnaK gene encoding molecular chaperone DnaK, coding for MPRAVGIDLGTTNSVISVMEGGKPEVIVNAEGARTTPSVVAYKGEDRLVGQIAKRQAALNPHATLFEVKRFIGRRWDEVKEEAKRSPFKVKEGPGGSVRIEVNGKDLAPEQVSAEVLRKLVDDASAKVGTKIKDVVITVPAYFDNSQREATRQAGEIAGLNVLRVINEPTAAALAYGLEKKGNETVLVFDLGGGTFDVTILELGDGVFEVKSTSGDTHLGGADFDHAIVNWLVAEFKKEHNFDLTKDPQALQRLIESAEKAKIELSSATETTLSLPFITFDPETRTPLHLERSLSRAKFEELTADLLRRVKDPVTQALRDAKLSASDINEVILVGGSTRIPAVKRIVRDIMGKEPNESVNPDEAVALGAAVQAGIITGDSSLGDIVLVDVTPLTLGVEVKGGMIAPLITRNTTVPAKKTEVFTTAENNQPGVEINVLQGERPMAADNKSLGRFKLEGIPPMRAGQPQIEVTFDIDANGILHVTAREKSSGKESSIRIENTTTLDKGEVDRMVREAEQNANADKQRKERTEKKNTLDSVRIQALGAIDDYASAPQDLKDKVKGIADEAEQAIRDDADNSKLDDIKNRLEGAIRDLAAAGQPAQGQEGQGAQPQGNQKADEDVIDADFKPAD